The window TGAACTCGGTGGGCGCGCGGGCGAGCAGCGGATTCTGGCTCCGACGTTCCTGGGCCTGGTCGAGGGCGAAGCCCTTGGAACCCATGCGCTTCTCGAAATCGGCGCTCTGGAAGCGGCCCAATTCCACCGCCAGGCGGTTGCCGCTGAAATTGTTGCGGCGCACCCGGGGATAGGAGGAATAGTCGCAGAACAGGGCGCGCTCGTTGTTCTTGAAGATGTTGTTTTCCACCAGGGGATCGGACTTGCGGTTGTTCCACAGGGCGGTGCCGTTGTCGGCGAACAGGTTGCGGCGCACCTGGGCCGAACCGAACTGGTCATTGCGCAGGGCGGTGCCGTTACGCAAAAAGCGGTTGTCCTCGACCAGGGGAAAGGAAAAGGACAGGTTGGCCAGGGCGATCTCGCCGCCCTCGAAATGGTTGGCGCGGATCAGGGGCGAGCGCTGGGTCTGGTTGCAGAAGATGGCGGTGTGGTTGTCGGTGAAACGGTTGCCGGCGATGCGGCCCTCGAAGCGTCCCTTGAGGCCGATGGCCTGGCGGTTGTCCTCGAAGCGGCAATCCTCGATGGCGCCGCTGCTGCCGTGGCCGGCGAGAAAAGCGCTGCCGACGTGCTTGCGAAACCGGCTGCGCTGGAGCTGGATGCGCGATTTCATCTGCGCCTCAAGCCCCACTTCGTTGCCCTCGAACAGACAGTCGGTCACGTCGGCGAGAGAGTCCCGCACCAGTTCGATGCCGTGGCCGCCGCCGCGAAACTCGCTGTGTTCCACCCGCAGCCTGGCCCCCAGGGCCTGCACCGCCGATTTGGCGCCGCTGAAGCGGGCATGGCGGATCACCACCGGCGCCTCGGGCTCCAGCAGTTCGAGGCCCAGCCAGTCTTGGGGCGCGACAAACACCACCGGCCTGGCGGCGCTGCCGGCGATCTCCAGCCCACCGCGCACCAGCAGGCGCGCGGCGGGGTCGGCGACCCGGATACGAGTGCCGGCGGCAACCCTCAGCGTCGCGCCGGGCGGCACCTCCAGGGCTTGTTCCAGCCTGACCTCGCCGCTCCAGCGGGTCTCGCCCGGCGGCAGGGGTTGCAGGGCCGCCCAGCCCAGGGACGGCAGAAGAAGCAGCGCCGCGAGCAGGTTAAGGAGCCTTGGGTTCCACACGGATGCGCACCTCCCGCACGGGTTCCTCATCATTGAGCGTCAGCCCCGCGCCCTCAAGACGTCCGTACCATTCCCCCTCCTGCGCCGGTCCGCCGAAGGACTGACGCGCCAGCAGATGCCAGGGGCCGGGATGGCTCAAGGCCAGCTCGAAGCGCCCCGTCTCGTCCGTCGCCGGGGAAAAGGCGTCGGGATGGCCGGTCATTTCGGCGCTGCGATAGGCGAACACCCGCACCCCCGCCAGAGCCTGACCCTCGGGCCCCACCACCTGGCCGCGCAGTCCGCGAAAGGCCGCCTTCTCGCCCTCTTCGAGCAAAGCCAGGCGGGTGATGGTCTCGATGCGCACCTGATGCATCTCGCCCGCGGCGATGCGCACCGGATTGCCGTGGTAATAATTGAAATAGTCGCCGATCTCGATGGGACCGAACTGCCCGCCCTGGGCGCGCTTGCGCGCCAGTATCCAGTAGTCGCCGGGCGGCAGACGCAGGCGAAAGCGCCCCTTTTCCACGGGCTGGATGAGATAGCCCGGTCCCTTGAAGCCCTTGGCCGGATCGGTGTAGACGTAGAGGTAGGCGCGCTCGAGGAGTTCGTCCTCGAAGCGGATCTCGCCTTCGATGCCGCTCTGCGCGCCCTGCACGGGCGGCGTCTGCTCGCCGATGCGGATCAGGTTGAAGCCGACGTTGGTCAAGATCCCCTGGGTGACCCGCACCGGCGCGCCGCTGTAATAGCAGAAATGATCGCCGGGCTTAGCCGTGCCCTCGAAATCGCGCGCCACCAGATAGTAGTCGCCGGGCGGCAGTTCGAGCCGGTAGCTGCCGTCCACGTCCACCGGCGCCGACACGGCCACCGTTCGTCCGGCGGCAATATCGGCGATGGCGCGATAGGCATGCACGCGCACGCCTTCCACCAGTTCGCCGCGCCAGGCCACGCGTCCCTGGATGCCCGTTTCTGCAAGGGCCGGGACGGCGCAGAGGAGCAAGGCCAGCATCAGCAGGAAAGGACCCAAGGGACGCCAGGGACCTAAGGGACTTGATCGTTTCATGGGGATTCGGATTTCCTTGGTTCGGGGGTCAGGGGTGCGTTTCGCCAGGGCACGAACTCGACGATGTCCAGCGGATACTGCTTGCCCTGGTCCTCAAAGTAAGGTTGATCGCGGCCATCGTGAATGAACGAGGGATTGCCGCGCCCGGCGCCGCGCGTCAGCTCCTGCGTGGCGGCCTCGCCCCACCAGTTGTGTTTTGCGTCCACCGTGCCGGTCAGGGCCACGGGGCGGCGCGCCGCTTCGCTGGCCGGCTGGCGAGCCGCCTGGCCGAAGGCGCCGCGCCCGTTGCTTTCGGCGGCGCGCGCCGCTTCGCCGTTCTCCTTTTCCCAGGCCGAGGACTGATGGTCGAGCACCAGGGCCATGGCGTTGCCGCTCAGGTCGTTGTCGCGGATCACCGGGTAGGAGGAATATTCCACCTGCACGCCGATGCGGTTGCCGTTGATGCGGTTGTTGCGCACCCGCGCGTCGGAGCGGCGCGCCAACAGCACGCCGGTGCCGCCGTCGGCGATCTGGTTGCCGACCAGGGTGGGGCGCGCGGCGCGATCCACCTTGATGGCCACCTCGTTGCCCGCGAAGCGGTTGCCGCTGATCTCGGGGTCGCTGCCGTAGTAGGCGATCATCAGCCCCACGGCGTTGCCGTTCAGTTGATTGCCGCGAAACACGCGCGGCAGGGCGCGATGAATGTAGACGCCGAAGCGTCCATTGTCGGCGATGATGCAATCCTCGACGCGGGGCTTGGCATCATCCTTAAGAAACAGGCCGACCTCGCGGTTGCCGAGGATGCGGCAGCCCACCACCTCGGCGCTGCTCTGCTGACGCAGTTCGAGACCCGTGGTGTTGCCGCTGAGTTCCAAGTTGCGCAAGAGCGGCTTGCCGCCCAGCACCTGGATGCCGGTGCGCGCGCCGCTCACCAGGCAATCCTCCAGCAGGCTCTCGCCGCCGCGCAGGATGATGCCCTCCCAGTCATCGCCCGTGAACCGTGCGCCGCGCGCCGCCAGGGTGCCCAGCACCTCGAGGCCGCCGCCGCTGAAATGCACCTCGCTGCCCGGCGCGACGGTGAGGGTCACGCCCTTTTCCACCCGCACCGCGCCGCTCAACTCCACACGACCCTGCCACAGGGTATCGGCGGCGATGGAGCGGGCCTGCGCCGCGACGGGCAGCAGCAAAAGTAAGAACAGCAGCAATCCTCTCACCAGATTTCCCTCACTTTGAGCTCGCCCAGATCAAGGTTTTCCCCCGTGGCCACGACGGCGCCGTGGTCGGGGCGACCGTCCCAGGTGCCGACCCGCTCGCCCGGCTCCAGCGGTCCGCCGAAGCGGCTGCGCGCGCCGACGTAGTAGGTGCCGCCCTCGCCCAGATACAGGGTGAAGCGGCCATCCGCTCCGCTGGGTTCGGAGATGTAGGTCGGCTTGCCGACCATGCGCCGGTCGAGATAGGCAAAAACGTAGACCCCGGCCGTGGGCCCGCCGCGTTCATCGACCACCCGCCCGGTGAAGGCCGTGGCCGTGGCGGCGAACTTGCCCGCCGCGCGGCGCTCCTCGCGGGTATGGGCATCCACGGCGGTCAGTCTGAAGTCGCCGAGATCCAGTTCCTCGCCCCGCGTCAGTTCCACCGGATTACCGGGATAGACGCCGTTGAGATCGCCCGGCGCGGGCTCACCGAGACGTGATCCGTCGCCGCGCTGGCGCGCCGCGAGATAGTAGCGCCCGGCGGGCAGCGGGATGCGAAACATTCCGCCCTCATCGCTCTGCACCGCCTCGCCGTAGGAGGGGCCCATCAGCCCCGACGCCTCTTCCACATACACATAGATCCAGGCGCCCTTGAGCGGCAGGCCCTCGTGCAGCACCCGGCCGGAGAGCGCCGTGTCGGGATCGGCAACCAGCCCCGCGCCGCGCCCCATCTCGCGCAGGCTGAAGGGCGCGACGCGCTCGCGACCCCGCACCTCGACGGGATTGACCGGACATTCGGCCATGAGCATGCGGTCGCGGCCGTCCGGGCTTTCCTCGCGCTTCTTGCCGATGAGATAATAGCGCCCCGGCGGCAGATCAAGACGGTAGCGGCCGCGCTCGTCGGTGGTCGCCACGGCAAAGGGCGCCACGCTGCGATCCTGGCCGCTCTTGAGATACACCTCGAGCTGCGCCTCGGCCAGGGGCCGGTCGCCGACCAGCAGCGTGCCCTCCACCCCGCTGTCGCCCGAGGTGCAGCCCCACCCGGATAACACCAGGGCAACGATCACCAACCATCTCCGCCAGACGTCCAATGCATCCACCTTGTCCACGAGGTCCACTTCGTCCACAACTACCCGCTCCGCTCAACCCGCGACGCGCACCCGAAACCACCCCAGCGCCGCAAGCGCCAGCCCATAGACCCCCACCCCGCAGAGCAGGGTCAGGGTGAAGCCGAGATTCATGCTCAGCACCGCCGCGAAGATGGCGCCGAACACGCTGGTCGCGCTGTTGATGCCCCAACTCCAGGGCACCCCGGCGGGCGTCGGGTGAAACACCTTCATGCCCAGGGGCAGGGGCATGCCGAGCAGCAGCCCCAGGGGCGCGAGCAGCAGCACCGCCAGCACGCAGCGCAGCGCCAGGGGCACGGTCAGCCAACCGGCGAGCAGCGGCGGCAGGACCGCCACATAGACCAGGGACAGCAAGACCAGTGCCACCAGCACCCGCGATAAAACCGTTTTTTCCGCGCCCGCCCGGCAGCGCGCGGCAAGCAGGGATCCCAGCCCGGCAAACACCAGCAGGGCGAAAAGCACCACCGCCAGGGCATAGATGGGCGGCCCGAGAAACACCGTGAAGCGCCGCAGCAGACCGATTTCGATGAGCATGAAACCCAGCCCCAGACAGGCAAAGTACAGCAGGCGCGCGCCGGTGCCCGCGCCGCGCAGCTCACGGCCGCGCAGTAGCGCCAGGGGCAGCAGCAGACACACCAGCACCAGCACCGTCACCACCACCAGCAGGTTGCGCAGGGTCAGAATCGCGCGATCCTCGAAGGGGCTCTGCTCGGGAAAAGACAACAGGCGCACGAAATCCGCCGGTTTGAGCATGTAGTAGAAAAACGGCCGGTCGTCGCTCACCGGGCGGATATCGAAGGGGAAATCCCGATAAAAGGCCGCGCTGCCCTGAGCGGCGATGAGCTGGTGATAGTGGCTGTCGCCCTCGCGGGCGTCGGGCATAAACACCACATCGTACTCGCGGGCGCGCACCTCGGCGCGCAGTTGGGCCAGTTCCTCCGTCGTGAAGGGCGTGCGTTTGAGCATGAAGTTGGCCAACCCGCGCTCGCGGATCACCGCCAGGTGCGCCGCCGGATCCGCCACGCCCTGCTCCTTGAGCAGATGCAGGCCGAGGGACACCAGGCGCAGGGTCTCGCGCTCGAAGATGAAGCGCGAGATGGAGAGGATGCCCTCGTCGCTGAGGCTGTCCCAGTAGTCGCGAAAAGCCTCGATGGTGTAGAGGTTGTTTTCCGCCAGGGTGAAGGCGCCCGCCGCCGGGGCCATGCGCCCGAACACCGCCGAGGCCTGGATCACGTCGTAGGTCTGGCCCGCGCGGCGCACGAAGCTGCGCCCTTCGTCCACCACCAGCCGCACGCGCGGATCGCGGTAGAGTTCGCCGGAAAAGGCGGCGAAGCGCTCGTTGACCGCCCGCGCGATGAGGGAATTGAGTTCGACGGCCGTCACTTCCCGGGCGTCCATGGCCAGGGCCGCCAGCACGTCCTTGCCGCCGCCGGGGCCGATGGCCAGGGCGCGCGCCTCGGGACGCAGCAGATAGGCGAGGCTGATGACGTTGGCGCGAAAGTATTCGCGGAAGCGCGCGTCGTCGCGACGAAACAGGTTGGTGTAGCCGCTGTCGTCGATGACCATGCCGAGCTGCTCGGGAATCGGCCCGCGATAGCTGCGCGACAGCCCCCAGGCGCGCTCCTGCTCCTGCCCGTGGGAGGGATAGACCGCCACGCGCGAATAGGAGTTCCACGCGCTCCACACCAGGTTGGGCTCGTAGCGACCGCGCGCGAAGCGGATCTCGGCAAAGCCGGTGAGCAGATTACCGGCGCCGACCCCGGCGAGCAGCGCCAGCACCAGCCACAGCCCGAGCCGCCGCGCGCGCGGGGCGCCGATCGGGAGAAACAGGGCGGCGGCGACCAAGCCCACCGCGGCGATCACCAGCAGGGCCGTGATGCCGCCCACCAGGTTGAGTACGCCGATGATGGC of the Geoalkalibacter sp. genome contains:
- a CDS encoding right-handed parallel beta-helix repeat-containing protein, with product MWNPRLLNLLAALLLLPSLGWAALQPLPPGETRWSGEVRLEQALEVPPGATLRVAAGTRIRVADPAARLLVRGGLEIAGSAARPVVFVAPQDWLGLELLEPEAPVVIRHARFSGAKSAVQALGARLRVEHSEFRGGGHGIELVRDSLADVTDCLFEGNEVGLEAQMKSRIQLQRSRFRKHVGSAFLAGHGSSGAIEDCRFEDNRQAIGLKGRFEGRIAGNRFTDNHTAIFCNQTQRSPLIRANHFEGGEIALANLSFSFPLVEDNRFLRNGTALRNDQFGSAQVRRNLFADNGTALWNNRKSDPLVENNIFKNNERALFCDYSSYPRVRRNNFSGNRLAVELGRFQSADFEKRMGSKGFALDQAQERRSQNPLLARAPTEFTDLVDVRDNWWGADTERLVAAGEEGVPDLFIDRHQLGRVRYEGWGEDSYLVDRVVFAPWLEQAVADAGPQEAP
- a CDS encoding carboxypeptidase-like regulatory domain-containing protein; translation: MKRSSPLGPWRPLGPFLLMLALLLCAVPALAETGIQGRVAWRGELVEGVRVHAYRAIADIAAGRTVAVSAPVDVDGSYRLELPPGDYYLVARDFEGTAKPGDHFCYYSGAPVRVTQGILTNVGFNLIRIGEQTPPVQGAQSGIEGEIRFEDELLERAYLYVYTDPAKGFKGPGYLIQPVEKGRFRLRLPPGDYWILARKRAQGGQFGPIEIGDYFNYYHGNPVRIAAGEMHQVRIETITRLALLEEGEKAAFRGLRGQVVGPEGQALAGVRVFAYRSAEMTGHPDAFSPATDETGRFELALSHPGPWHLLARQSFGGPAQEGEWYGRLEGAGLTLNDEEPVREVRIRVEPKAP
- a CDS encoding MSCRAMM family protein, encoding MDEVDLVDKVDALDVWRRWLVIVALVLSGWGCTSGDSGVEGTLLVGDRPLAEAQLEVYLKSGQDRSVAPFAVATTDERGRYRLDLPPGRYYLIGKKREESPDGRDRMLMAECPVNPVEVRGRERVAPFSLREMGRGAGLVADPDTALSGRVLHEGLPLKGAWIYVYVEEASGLMGPSYGEAVQSDEGGMFRIPLPAGRYYLAARQRGDGSRLGEPAPGDLNGVYPGNPVELTRGEELDLGDFRLTAVDAHTREERRAAGKFAATATAFTGRVVDERGGPTAGVYVFAYLDRRMVGKPTYISEPSGADGRFTLYLGEGGTYYVGARSRFGGPLEPGERVGTWDGRPDHGAVVATGENLDLGELKVREIW
- a CDS encoding right-handed parallel beta-helix repeat-containing protein, whose product is MRGLLLFLLLLLPVAAQARSIAADTLWQGRVELSGAVRVEKGVTLTVAPGSEVHFSGGGLEVLGTLAARGARFTGDDWEGIILRGGESLLEDCLVSGARTGIQVLGGKPLLRNLELSGNTTGLELRQQSSAEVVGCRILGNREVGLFLKDDAKPRVEDCIIADNGRFGVYIHRALPRVFRGNQLNGNAVGLMIAYYGSDPEISGNRFAGNEVAIKVDRAARPTLVGNQIADGGTGVLLARRSDARVRNNRINGNRIGVQVEYSSYPVIRDNDLSGNAMALVLDHQSSAWEKENGEAARAAESNGRGAFGQAARQPASEAARRPVALTGTVDAKHNWWGEAATQELTRGAGRGNPSFIHDGRDQPYFEDQGKQYPLDIVEFVPWRNAPLTPEPRKSESP